The following coding sequences lie in one Candidatus Eremiobacterota bacterium genomic window:
- a CDS encoding beta-propeller fold lactonase family protein — protein MHAAVGAAVAALFSACAGGVPPQATSTFASSAAAKASAEFLYVVDSNSNAIAAYSIDTATGALTSVSGSFHTGKGPNNITIDPTGKFAYVPNNESHNVTAFAVNPQTGALTKIPGSPFKAGMLPHDVGIDNHGKFAYVTNFDSTDISGYAIDQQTGALKALKSSPFPTADGPEYIAVDPKAPYAYVANLKDAAVSAYQIDETTGALTAIAGSPFAAGAWPYGVAVTQNGKFLQVTDFLSGAVSAYTIDASTGALTQAPGSPFSAGSAPIGVADAKNGFAYVANNSSYNVSAYRIDPATGALIAVAGSPYSVGSTPFDVVVDPSNRFVYVTNTGANDVSAFSIDARSGMLTPVPGSPFATGQAPTGITSCKAVPNGCLPSTP, from the coding sequence TTGCACGCGGCGGTCGGTGCAGCAGTCGCTGCCCTCTTCTCTGCCTGTGCGGGAGGGGTGCCACCGCAAGCGACGTCAACGTTCGCTTCCTCAGCGGCGGCGAAGGCGAGCGCGGAGTTCTTGTATGTCGTCGACTCAAACTCCAACGCGATCGCGGCGTATTCGATCGACACGGCGACCGGTGCGCTTACAAGCGTCTCGGGATCGTTCCACACGGGCAAAGGCCCCAACAACATCACGATCGATCCCACCGGCAAGTTTGCCTATGTTCCGAACAATGAATCGCACAACGTCACTGCATTTGCCGTGAATCCACAAACTGGAGCATTGACAAAGATTCCAGGTTCGCCGTTCAAAGCGGGCATGCTTCCGCACGACGTTGGGATCGACAATCATGGCAAGTTCGCCTACGTTACCAACTTCGACTCCACCGACATCTCCGGCTACGCCATCGACCAACAAACCGGTGCACTAAAAGCATTGAAAAGTTCGCCGTTTCCAACTGCCGATGGTCCCGAATATATCGCCGTCGATCCGAAAGCGCCGTATGCCTACGTTGCCAACCTCAAAGACGCCGCAGTTTCAGCCTATCAGATCGACGAAACAACCGGCGCTCTCACCGCGATTGCCGGCTCGCCGTTCGCCGCCGGCGCGTGGCCCTACGGCGTAGCAGTGACGCAAAATGGCAAATTTCTCCAAGTCACCGATTTTTTGAGCGGCGCCGTTTCCGCGTACACGATCGATGCTTCGACGGGCGCACTGACCCAAGCGCCGGGATCGCCGTTTAGCGCAGGTTCCGCGCCGATCGGCGTCGCCGACGCCAAGAACGGCTTCGCGTACGTCGCCAACAATAGTTCGTACAACGTTTCGGCGTATCGCATCGATCCGGCAACCGGTGCGTTAATCGCGGTAGCGGGCTCGCCATACAGCGTCGGCAGCACGCCTTTCGACGTCGTAGTCGACCCATCAAACCGCTTTGTTTACGTAACCAATACCGGTGCGAACGATGTGTCGGCCTTCTCCATCGACGCGCGCTCGGGAATGCTGACGCCCGTTCCGGGCTCACCCTTTGCCACCGGCCAAGCCCCCACCGGAATCACCAGCTGCAAGGCCGTTCCTAACGGCTGTCTGCCGTCGACCCCGTAG